Below is a genomic region from Cellulomonas sp. P24.
ATCGAGCAGCGGGTGTCCCTCACGCTCACCTCGGACTTCACGTCGAACGGCGTCGACAAGGGCAAGAACGTCGAGTTCTACTACATCGCCCCGCAGGGCCCGGACGTGGTCGCCGCCGTCACGAACGCCAACCTGCCGAAGGGCTTCAACTCGACGGTCCCGACCACCCCGTGGTGGAGCAGCCTGTTCGGGATCGTCTTCCCGATGCTGCTCATCCTCGGGCTGTTCTGGTTCCTGATGTCGAACATGCAGGGCGGCGGCTCGCGGGTCATGAGCTTCGGCAAGTCCAAGGCGAAGCTCGTCAACAAGGAGTCCCCGCAGGTCACGTTCGCCGACGTCGCCGGTGTCGACGAGGCCGTGGAGGAGCTCCGCGAGATCAAGGACTTCCTCGCCGAGCCGGCGAAGTTCCAGGCCGTGGGGGCCAAGATCCCCAAGGGTGTGCTGCTCTACGGCCAGCCGGGTACCGGCAAGACGCTGCTGGCCCGGGCGGTCGCCGGTGAGGCCGGGGTGCCGTTCTACTCGATCTCCGGGTCGGACTTCGTCGAGATGTTCGTCGGTGTCGGTGCGTCCCGCGTGCGGGACCTGTTCGACCAGGCCAAGCAGAACGCCCCGGCGATCATCTTCATCGACGAGATCGACGCGGTCGGGCGTCACCGCGGTGCGGGCATGGGGGGTGGCCACGACGAGCGCGAGCAGACCCTCAACCAGATGCTGGTCGAGATGGACGGGTTCGATGTCAACGCGAACGTCATCCTGATCGCCGCGACCAACCGTCCGGACATCCTGGACCCCGCGCTCCTGCGCCCGGGCCGTTTCGACCGCCAGGTGGCCGTCGACCCGCCGGACCTCAAGGGACGGCACCGGATCCTGACCGTGCACGCCAAGGGCAAGCCGATGGCCGACCACGTGGACCTCGAGGCGGTCGCCCGCCGTACCCCCGGGTTCACCGGCGCGGACCTGGCCAACGTGCTCAACGAGGCTGCGCTGCTGACCGCGCGGCTCGGCAAGCAGCAGATCGACGACGTCGCCCTCGACGAGGCGATCGACCGCGTCGTGGCCGGTCCGCAGAAGCGGACCCGGATCATGAAGGTCTCGGAGCAGAAGATCACCGCGTACCACGAGGGTGGCCACGCGCTGGTGGCGACCGCGCTCCGGTACACCGACCCGGTGACGAAGGTGACGATCCTGCCGCGGGGTCGTGCGCTCGGCTACACGATGGTCATGCCGCTCGAGGACAAGTACTCCACGACGCGCAACGAGCTCCTCGACACGCTCGCGTACGCGATGGGGGGCCGGGTCGCCGAGGAGCTCGTGTTCCACGACCCGACCACCGGGGCGTCGAACGACATCGAGAAGGCCACCGCGACCGCACGCAAGATGGTCACGCAGTACGGCATGAGCGAGAAGATCGGTGCCGTGAAGCTCGGGCAGGACTCGGGCGAGGTCTTCATGGGCCGCGACATGGGCCACGGTCGCGACTACTCGGAGACCGTGGCGGCGATGGTCG
It encodes:
- the ftsH gene encoding ATP-dependent zinc metalloprotease FtsH, which gives rise to MNVKRLTRGPILWIVLAVVILWTAASMLVGTGVQRIDTSDGLKLLSEGKVEQAQLVDIEQRVSLTLTSDFTSNGVDKGKNVEFYYIAPQGPDVVAAVTNANLPKGFNSTVPTTPWWSSLFGIVFPMLLILGLFWFLMSNMQGGGSRVMSFGKSKAKLVNKESPQVTFADVAGVDEAVEELREIKDFLAEPAKFQAVGAKIPKGVLLYGQPGTGKTLLARAVAGEAGVPFYSISGSDFVEMFVGVGASRVRDLFDQAKQNAPAIIFIDEIDAVGRHRGAGMGGGHDEREQTLNQMLVEMDGFDVNANVILIAATNRPDILDPALLRPGRFDRQVAVDPPDLKGRHRILTVHAKGKPMADHVDLEAVARRTPGFTGADLANVLNEAALLTARLGKQQIDDVALDEAIDRVVAGPQKRTRIMKVSEQKITAYHEGGHALVATALRYTDPVTKVTILPRGRALGYTMVMPLEDKYSTTRNELLDTLAYAMGGRVAEELVFHDPTTGASNDIEKATATARKMVTQYGMSEKIGAVKLGQDSGEVFMGRDMGHGRDYSETVAAMVDVEVRRLVDAAHDEAWEILVQYRDVLDALVLELLDKETLNQAQLAEIFAPVVKRPAREVWLSSDDRAVSERPPVLTPDENAAAAAASAPTTDPEG